The nucleotide window TTGCCGTCAATAATTTTTCATCTAAAACTTTTTCAAGCAATTCCTTGGCATCATTATACAATTCAGTAGCATGTTGACCAACAACTTCATCAGTTAATATTTCTGGATACTTACCATGGAGGTCCCAACTTCTGAAAAAGGGCGACCAATCAATATAATCAATAAGATCAACCAAATCTTGATTCTTAAGGATTTTTGTTCCAAGGAAATTCGGTCTAATAATTTCAGTTTTATCCCAATCTATTTTAAATTTATTCGCCCTTGCCTCCTCTAAACTAATATATTCCTTTTCCTTTCCACGTTTAAGAAATTGATCCCTAAACGCTTCATATTCTTGGCGAATTTGCTCTTTATAAACCTTACTGTTTTGTTGAAGTAAGTTCCCCACAACCGTAACTGCACGAGAGGCATCATTTACATGTACAACGGAATGACTATAATTAGGAGCAATCTTTACTGCAGTATGTGCCCTAGATGTAGTGGCTCCACCAATCAATAAAGGAATATTAATATTCTCCTTTTCCATCTGTTCAGAAACGTAGACCATTTCATCTAAAGAAGGTGTTATCAATCCACTTAAACCAATCACATCTACATTTTCCTTTTTGGCTACCTCCAAAATTCTTTCAGGAGGTACCATTACACCTAAGTCAACGATTTCATAGTTGTTACACCCAAGTACCACACTCACAATATTTTTACCAATATCGTGCACATCACCCTTAACTGTAGCCATTAAGATTTTCCCATTCGACTTTTGTTTGTCGTCCTTTTCCGCTTCGATATAAGGTTGTAAATGTGCAACTGCTTTTTTCATTACTCGTGCCGACTTAACAACCTGTGGCAAAAACATTTTTCCACTCCCGAAAAGATCTCCCACAACATTCATCCCAATCATCAAAGGCCCCTCTATAACTTCAATCGGTCGATCAAATTCTTTCCTAGCTTCCTCAACATCTTCAACGATATACGCATCGATACCTTTAACAAGGGCATGGGTAATTCGATCCTGCAATGGACCTAGTCGCCATTCTGCTATTTTATTGTCCTCCTTTTTTTCTGAATTCTGAACTTTATCAGCATAATCCAACAATCGTTCAGTAGCATCTTCTCTTCTGTCAAAAAGCACATCCTCTACCAACTCTAATAAATCCTTTGGAATTTCGTCATAAACCTCCAACATTGTTGGGTTAACAATCCCCATGGACATACCATGTTGAATGGCATGATAAAGAAAAGCTGAGTGCATTGCCTCTCTAACTAATGTGTTTCCTCTAAATGAAAAAGACACATTGCTTACCCCTCCCGAAACATTTACATAAGGAAGGTTTTCCCTAATCCATTTGGTAGCTAAAAAGAAATCGAGAGCATTTTTTCTATGCTCTTCCATACCTGTAGCAACAGGAAATATGTTAGGGTCGAAAATGATATCTTCTGGAGGGAAATTGATTTTATTTACAAGTAAATCGTAAGATCTTTTACAAATTTCTATTCTACGTTCATAAGTATCTGCTTGTCCCTCCTCATCGAAAGCCATTACAATTACCGCTGCACCATAACGTTTTATAAGTTTAGCTTGACGCAAAAATTCTTCTTCACCTCCCTTTAGACTTATGGAATTAACCACACCTTTTCCTTGAATTACTTGCAATCCCGCTTCGATAATTTCCCATTTTGAACTATCGATCATAATCGGGATACGGGAAATATCTGGTTCCGCAGCAATCAGGTTCAAAAATGTAGTCATGGCATAGACTCCATCGAGCATACCCTCATCCATATTAACATCTAGGATTTGTGCTCCGCCTTCTACCTGGTCTCTTGCTATTTCTAAAGCTTCAGAGTAATTTTCCTCTTTAATAAGCCTTAAAAAGCGTCTAGAGCCTGTAACATTAGTA belongs to Aegicerativicinus sediminis and includes:
- the metH gene encoding methionine synthase encodes the protein MSEKKNKYLKLSGLEPLVVTPESNFINVGERTNVTGSRRFLRLIKEENYSEALEIARDQVEGGAQILDVNMDEGMLDGVYAMTTFLNLIAAEPDISRIPIMIDSSKWEIIEAGLQVIQGKGVVNSISLKGGEEEFLRQAKLIKRYGAAVIVMAFDEEGQADTYERRIEICKRSYDLLVNKINFPPEDIIFDPNIFPVATGMEEHRKNALDFFLATKWIRENLPYVNVSGGVSNVSFSFRGNTLVREAMHSAFLYHAIQHGMSMGIVNPTMLEVYDEIPKDLLELVEDVLFDRREDATERLLDYADKVQNSEKKEDNKIAEWRLGPLQDRITHALVKGIDAYIVEDVEEARKEFDRPIEVIEGPLMIGMNVVGDLFGSGKMFLPQVVKSARVMKKAVAHLQPYIEAEKDDKQKSNGKILMATVKGDVHDIGKNIVSVVLGCNNYEIVDLGVMVPPERILEVAKKENVDVIGLSGLITPSLDEMVYVSEQMEKENINIPLLIGGATTSRAHTAVKIAPNYSHSVVHVNDASRAVTVVGNLLQQNSKVYKEQIRQEYEAFRDQFLKRGKEKEYISLEEARANKFKIDWDKTEIIRPNFLGTKILKNQDLVDLIDYIDWSPFFRSWDLHGKYPEILTDEVVGQHATELYNDAKELLEKVLDEKLLTAKAVFGLYLANTAENHDDIVLGDGTTFLTLRQQLKKREGVPNFALADFIAPKSSGKQDYMGAFCVSSGFGTEQLAKDFEAKHDDYNSIMIKAIADRLAEAFAEYLHEKVRKDFWGYAAGENLDNNALIKENYQGIRPAPGYPACPDHLEKKTIWDLLKVEESIGVELTESLAMWPAASVSGYYFGNPESKYFGLGKITEDQLQDYANRRAISIEEAKKWLNPNLADK